The following are encoded together in the Phaseolus vulgaris cultivar G19833 chromosome 9, P. vulgaris v2.0, whole genome shotgun sequence genome:
- the LOC137821480 gene encoding protein MAIN-LIKE 2-like produces the protein MVKTRGGGSQGDRLRPTTSVRRRRHVNEDEEHVEHEGAEDVDVELEEAEPQMEVEDEDAPEIEGEGYPGGPRDRTPLTGYEDHVAMQLWNGVDQGELKLVSHGRKMSKMGAPHRRLLPAVELSGLAALIGASYDTIDKGLLCAFVERWHPETNSFHLPVGELTITLDDVSNLLHLPIMGQFYTYRAWIQLRRPICLLIHFV, from the exons ATGGTGAAGACTAGGGGAGGAGGTTCACAAGGTGATCGTCTACGTCCCACAACCTCTgttagaagaagaagacatgttaatgaagatgaagaacatGTTGAACATGAAGGTGCAGAAGATGTTGATGTTGAACTTGAAGAAGCTGAACCCCAAATGGAGGTGGAGGATGAAGACGCACCTGAAATAGAAGGTGAAGGTTATCCTGGAGGTCCACGGGATAGGACACCATTGACAGGTTATGAAGACCATGTGGCCATGCAATTATGGAATGGTGTG GATCAAGGAGAGTTAAAATTGGTGTCTCATGGTCGAAAAATGAGTAAGATGGGTGCTCCTCATCGTCGGTTACTACctgcagtggagttgtcaggtTTAGCTGCACTTATTGGGGCAAGCTATGACACGATAGACAAAGGACTGTTGTGTGCCTTTGTAGAAAGGTGGCACCCAGAGACAAATTCATTTCATCTGCCTGTAGGTGAGTTGACTATCACATTGGATGATGTGTCGAATTTGTTGCACCTCCCAATTATGGGGCAATTCTACACGTATCGAGCTTGGATACAGCTACGACGACCGATTTGCTTGTTGATTCACTTCGTGTAG
- the LOC137822439 gene encoding uncharacterized protein translates to MYEQLGDGSYANTRQLVGYVTLFSSWIYEHFPSIEHRQLRDDYVEDEPRCMKYVVGSRLSTLASVRMQLDSLCVGVVQWMSYEEHKVMRPFEWISLFSGYIRLRGCRQMHLPERVLRQFGYIQCIPSHTTTVHHGDPSTSDIGHRWLDYNANLVQGVVLAADVGTCYNMNTMFWQLDNNE, encoded by the exons ATGTATGAGCAGTTGGGAGATGGTTCCTATGCAAATACTAGACAGTTAGTTGGGTATGTCACGTTATTTTCATCATGGATATATGAGCACTTTCCGAGTATTGAACACCGACAGCTTCGGGATGACTATGTTGAGGATGAGCCGCGGTGTATGAAATATGTGGTCGGGAGTAGGTTGTCCACACTTGCCTCAGTTCGGATGCAATTAGATAGCCTCTGTGTTGGTGTTGTTCAATGGATGTCTTATGAAGAGCATAAAGTGATGCGTCCTTTTGAGTGGATTTCATTATTTTCAGGGTACATTCGGTTGAGGGGTTGTAGGCAGATGCATTTGCCTGAACGTGTACTCAGACAGTTTGGATATATACAGTGTATTCCTAGTCACACAACCACCGTTCATCATGGCGATCCATCCACATCTGATATCGGCCATCGATGGTTAGATTATAATGCTAACCTCGTACAGGGTGTAGTATTAGCAGCTGATGTTGGAACCTGT TATAATATGAACACCATGTTTTGGCAATTGGATAACAATGAGTAG
- the LOC137822440 gene encoding uncharacterized protein has product MDSSEEFEQQLYDGVNVWDDDDIEKSLSKSKGYECTNVFTTDEVFCTRDELLKWVGKVGFDIGFCIVILRSDTSTGQRGRKTFVLLGCERGGQYRRYKKNLQVTESGIRKCGCPFRLRGYPVKSGEGWILKLICGSHNHELANTLVGHPYAGRFTCSEKSMLMDMTDSSVKPRNILLTLKKHNKKNVRTIKQVYNAQYMYKKSVRGDRTEMQQLMMLLERDMYRMPLFEVVGVTSTGLTFSVAFMLLASEHHYNFVWALEKLKGLFLRFDSYPKVVVSDRDIALMNAINVVFPEVANLLCRFHIDKNVKAKCKMIVHPKEEWDQVMESWGAIVDCENVESYEHRVEAFNVVCSPWPIFTEYVISTWLNPHKEKFVKAWTDKVMHLGNTTSNRVEAAHWSLKRILETSMGDLCFCWESINKMIILQHNAIKSSFEKSLHVVSHVFNVTRYKKLFGFVSKYALQYIAEESDRVQYVGLDKSRCGCTIRSTHGLPCACELASFGVGSIPLQSVHLIWTRLSFLDISSDDTSAELSIQQEWVVIMNRFKEVDMAGKINIKAKLREITYLDNTSLCPPREKVKTKGALKGR; this is encoded by the exons ATGGACAGTAGTGAAGAATTTGAACAACAATTATATGATGGTGTGAATGTGTGGGATGATGATGATATTGAGAAGTCATTATCTAAATCGAAGGGATATGAATGTACAAATGTGTTTACTACAGATGAG GTATTTTGTACTCGGGATGAGCTCCTAAAGTGGGTTGGAAAAGTTGGGTTTGACATTGGTTTTTGTATTGTGATATTGAGATCGGATACTTCAACTGGCCAACGAGGAAGGAAAACATTTGTGTTATTAGGTTGTGAGAGAGGAGGTCAATACAGACGATATAAGAAGAATTTACAGGTTACTGAGAGTGGAATTAGGAAATGTGGTTGTCCTTTCAGATTACGAGGGTATCCAGTAAAGAGTGGTGAAGGGtggatattaaaattaatttgtgggTCTCATAATCATGAGTTGGCAAATACATTGGTTGGTCATCCATATGCTGGTAGGTTCACATGTAGTGAGAAGTCAATGCTTATGGACATGACAGACAGTTCGGTGAAGCCTAGAAATATTTTGCTGACATTGAAAAAGCATAATAAGAAAAATGTGAGAACAATAAAGCAAGTTTATAATGCACAATATATGTACAAAAAATCAGTACGAGGTGATAGAACTGAAATGCAACAATTGATGATGTTACTTGAGCGTGATAT GTATAGGATGCCCTTGTTTGAAGTTGTTGGTGTAACCTCAACGGGATTGACCTTCAGTGTTGCATTTATGTTACTCGCATCAGAACATCATTATAACTTTGTATGGGCCCTTGAGAAGCTGAAAGGTTTGTTTTTGAGATTTGATTCGTACCCGAAGGTTGTGGTTAGTGATAGAGATATTGCTCTAATGAATGCAATAAATGTTGTGTTTCCCGAAGTTGCTAATTTGTTATGTCGTtttcacattgataaaaatgttaaagCTAAATGTAAAATGATTGTTCATCCAAAAGAGGAATGGGATCAAGTGATGGAATCTTGGGGAGCAATTGTTGATTGTGAAAATGTAGAGTCCTATGAACATCGCGTTGAGGCATTTAATGTTGTTTGTTCACCATGGCCTATATTTACTGAATATGTGATTAGTACTTGGTTAAATCCACATAAAGAAAAGTTTGTTAAGGCTTGGACGGATAAAGTCATGCACTTAGGCAACACGACAAGTAACAGGGTTGAGGCTGCACATTGGAGTTTAAAGAGGATCCTTGAGACGTCAATGGGGGACTTATGCTTTTGTTGGGAATCCATTAATAAGATGATCATCTTACAACATAATGCAATTAAATCTTCATTTGAAAAAAGTTTGCATGTAGTGAGTCATGTCTTCAATGTAACAAGATATAAGAAATTGTTTGGCTTCGTATCGAAATATGCCTTGCAGTATATTGCAGAAGAGAGTGATCGAGTTCAATATGTTGGTTTAGATAAATCTCGTTGTGGGTGCACCATTAGATCTACTCATGGCCTTCCTTGTGCTTGTGAATTGGCTTCTTTTGGTGTGGGTAGCATACCATTGCAGTCAGTGCATCTCATTTGGACACGATTAAGCTTTTTAGATATTTCAAGTGATGATACTTCAGCAGAGTTGTCCATCCAACAAGAGTGGGTTGTCATCATGAATCGTTTCAAGGAGGTTGACATGGCTGGTAAGATTAACATCAAAGCCAAATTACGTGAGATTACCTATCTAGATAACACGTCTTTATGTCCACCAAGGGAGAAAGTCAAAACAAAAGGTGCACTAAAAGGGCGTTAG
- the LOC137820844 gene encoding nucleosome assembly protein 1;3-like: MSNNNQNITMTDLTSALNEDNRADLVSALKSKIQSLAGQHYDILETLSPVVRKRVESLREIQGKHDEIEAEFFKEREALEAKYQKLYQPLYTKRFDIVNGVTEVDGAANETTDESEEDNEKGVPSFWLNAMKNNDVLAEEISERDEGALKFLKDIKWSRVENPKGFKLEFFFDTNTYFSNSVLTKTYHMIDEDEPILEKAIGTEIEWYPGKCLTQKVLKKKPKKGSKNAKPITKTENCESFFNFFKPPEVPEDDDDIDEDLAEELQNQMEQDYDIGSTIRDKIIPHAVSWFTGEAVQGDEFEDLEDDEDEDDEEDEEEDEDEDDDDEEEEEEDTKTKKKKSGRAQIGDGQQGERPPECKQQ; the protein is encoded by the exons ATGTCCAACAACAACCAGAACATCACCATGACCGATCTCACTTCAG CACTCAACGAAGACAATCGCGCCGATCTAGTCAGTGCTCTCAAG AGTAAGATACAGAGTCTTGCTGGACAGCATTATGATATTCTGGAGACTCTATCGCCTGTCGTCAGGAAGCGTGTTGAATCTCTTAGGGAGATTCAG GGTAAACATGATGAAATAGAGGCTGAATTCTTTAAGGAGAGAGAAGCTCTTGAAGCTAAGTACCAAAAGTTGTATCAGCCGTTGTACACAAAG CGCTTTGATATAGTAAATGGTGTTACTGAAGTGGACGGGGCAGCAAATGAAACAACCGATGAATCAGAAGAGGATAATG AGAAAGGAGTACCTTCTTTTTGGCTCAATGCAATGAAAAATAATGATGTGTTGGCTGAAGAG ATTTCAGAGCGTGATGAAGGTGCTCTCAAGTTTCTAAAAGACATCAAGTGGAGCCGGGTAGAAAACCCTAAAGGATTCAAGCTTGAGTTTTTCTTTGATACCAATACTTACTTTTCAAACTCTGTCTTGACTAAAACATATCATATGATTGATGAGGATGAACCTATATTGGAGAAAGCAATTGG GACGGAAATTGAATGGTACCCGGGAAAATGCTTGACTCAGAAGGTGTTGAAGAAAAAGCCCAAGAAGGGTTCAAAGAATGCTAAACCAATTACCAAAACTGAAAACTGTGAAAGcttcttcaattttttcaaaCCACCAGAGGTtcctgaagatgatgatgacaTTGATGAAGATTTG GCTGAGGAGCTTCAGAATCAGATGGAACAAGATTATGACATTGG GTCAACTATAAGGGACAAAATTATCCCTCATGCTGTATCTTGGTTTACCGGGGAGGCTGTTCAGGGAGATGAGTTTGAAGACCTGGAGGATGACGAAGACGAAGATGATGAGGAGGATGAAGAAGAGGATGAAGACGAAGATGACGAtgatgaagaggaagaggaggaagacACTAAGACTAAAAAGAAG AAGAGTGGAAGGGCACAGATTGGTGATGGTCAGCAGGGTGAGCGACCTCCAGAGTGCAAGCAGCAGTAG
- the LOC137821753 gene encoding DNA repair protein recA homolog 3, mitochondrial-like → MAWLLRTASSSILKRSFFHSDLLTRFCFKPGLLGTSQVLSFSTRRRRSKSDGSDSGEENMSKKDVALQQAIDQITSAYGKGSIMWLGRSVSPKNIAVVSTGSFALDIALGVGGLPKGRVVEIFGPEASGKTTLALHVIAEAQKLGGYCAFVDAEHALDKTLAESIGVNTKNLLLSQPDCGEQALGLVDTLIRSGSIDVVVVDSVAALVPKGELDGEMGDAHMAMQARLMSQALRKLCHSLSLSQCILVFINQVRSKISTFGGFGGPTEVTCGGNALKFYASVRLNIKRIGFVKKGEETLGSQVLVKVVKNKHAPPFKTAQFELEFGKGISRESEVIELSIKYKLIRKSGSFYEYNGQNFHGKDALKRFLVDSDGLQELATKLREKILNVEPELDPEDPAMNGDVMEEMVSLDSTDETAAAAAVEA, encoded by the exons ATGGCGTGGCTGCTTCGCACCGCTAGCTCTTCTATTCTTAAACGTTCTTTCTTCCATTCCGACCTTCTGACG CGCTTTTGCTTCAAACCTGGACTATTGGGCACGTCTCAAGTTTTGAGCTTTTCAACTC GTAGAAGGAGGTCTAAATCAGATGGAAGTGACTCAGGTGAAGAGAACATGTCTAAGAAAGATGTGGCCCTACAACAAGCTATTGATCAGATCACTTCTGCATATGGAAAGGGATCTATCATGTGGCTTGGTCGTTCTGTGTCACCTAAAAATATTGCTGTGGTGTCTACTGGTTCTTTTGCTCTTGATATAGCACTTGGGGTTGGAGGTCTTCCAAAG GGGCGTGTTGTGGAAATATTTGGTCCAGAGGCTTCTGGGAAAACAACTCTTGCTTTACATGTGATTGCAGAAGCACAGAAGCTAGGAG GCTACTGTGCCTTTGTTGATGCTGAGCATGCACTTGATAAGACACTTGCAGAGTCAATTGGAGTAAATACTAAGAACTTGCTTCTCTCACAAcccgattgtggtgaacaagcaCTTGGCCTTGTGGATACCTTAATTCGGAGTGGTTCAATTGATGTAGTTGTTGTTGACAGT GTGGCTGCTCTGGTTCCTAAAGGTGAGCTTGATGGTGAGATGGGTGATGCTCACATGGCAATGCAGGCTAGGTTGATGAGTCAGGCTCTTCGGAAATTGTGCCACTCCTTGTCTCTTTCCCAGTGTATATTGGTTTTTATAAACCAG GTGAGGTCAAAGATTTCTACTTTTGGGGGATTTGGTGGTCCCACTGAAGTTACTTGTGGTGGTAATGCACTGAAGTTCTATGCTTCTGTGCGGTTAAATATCAAAAGAATTGGGTTTGTCAAGAAGGGTGAAGAG ACTTTGGGAAGCCAGGTTCTTGTGAAGGTTGTGAAGAACAAGCATGCCCCTCCATTTAAAACTGCACAGTTTGAGCTAGAGTTTGGCAAGGGTATTAGTAGAGAATCAGAGGTTATTGAGTTGAGCATAAAATACAAACTCATAAGGAAGAGTGGTTCATTTTATGAATATAATGGCCAGAATTTCCATGGCAAGGATGCTCTAAAGAGGTTCCTGGTGGACAGCGATGGTCTACAAGAATTAGCAACAAAGCTCAGGGAGAAGATTCTTAATGTAGAGCCGGAACTGGACCCAGAGGATCCGGCGATGAACGGAGACGTTATGGAAGAAATGGTATCTCTAGATTCTACTGATGaaactgctgctgctgctgccgtAGAAGCATAA
- the LOC137822712 gene encoding putative transcription factor bHLH041, with product MHPMEYLFSLPVPARADIIQFLVQSFGCSYICLWAYDSISPNRLCFLDGIYNVTNDQPGSSLGTVAQQLFSQFRTLTFDVNDDRVPGLAFRNQRPYLELQRLELLRLASTEIQTQFFQEARIKTAVFMGCNKGEIELGFLNMSQVDIQTALRSLFPGDFSGGQAQKIDQNPPTSSSSSLRSISTGSPEYSSLLFSIPGSSQPHFPETLGGATMSPMANTAIQALAQGPLTTQSEHDAMMRAILHVISPTSHHHQNFHPDTSAFQSYRSDIASNMAPNIRRQSLMKRSFAFFGNLNIMRMRERIQATSRPSNTQLHHMISERRRREKLNENFQALRALLPPGTKKDKASILIAAKDTLSSLMAEVDELSKRNEGLTSLLPSKEPTTEETRVRLSPNERLGVRVSHVAESSSSQDRRVELQVNVRGQVSQIDLSICLLEFLKRCLNVSLVSMDANTHIAQGNNALHQLTFRLRIIQGSEWDECVFEEAVRRVVGELAQYEEDQ from the exons ATGCACCCCATGGAATATCTCTTCTCTCTTCCTGTACCCGCCAGGGCTGATATTATCCAATTTCTGGTGCAGTCTTTTGGCTGCAGTTACATTTGTCTCTGGGCATATGATTCCATTTCACCCAA TCGTTTGTGCTTCTTGGATGGTATCTACAATGTAACAAACGACCAACCAGGCTCTAGTTTGGGGACTGTGGCACAGCAACTTTTCAGTCAGTTCCGGACACTAACATTTGATGTTAACGATGA CCGTGTTCCTGGACTAGCATTTAGGAACCAGCGTCCCTACCTAGAGTTGCAACGATTGGAACTTCTAAGACTTGCATCAACAGAAATACAAACACAATTCTTCCAG GAGGCAAGGATTAAG ACTGCTGTTTTCATGGGGTGTAACAAAGGAGAAATTGAGCTTGGTTTCTTAAACATGTCCCAG GTTGACATTCAAACAGCACTGAGGAGTTTGTTTCCTGGAGATTTTTCTGGTGGACAGGCCCAGAAAATTGATCAAAACCCTCCTacatcatcttcatcttctttgaGATCAATATCCACAGGTAGCCCTGAATACTCTTCTCTTCTGTTCAGTATTCCAGGCAGTTCTCAACCCCACTTTCCTGAGACACTTGGAGGAGCAACAATGTCCCCAATGGCAAACACAGCCATTCAAGCATTGGCACAAGGCCCTCTAACAACACAAAGTGAACATGATGCAATGATGAGAGCAATCCTCCATGTTATATCTCCAACTTCTCATCACCACCAAAACTTCCATCCAGACACCAGTGCTTTCCAGAGTTACAGATCAGACATTGCTTCCAACATGGCTCCCAATATCAGAAGGCAAAGCCTCATGAAGAGATCTTTTGCATTCTTTGGAAACTTAAATATTATGAGAATGAGAGAACGCATTCAAGCAACGTCCCGTCCCTCAAATACCCAGCTGCATCATATGATATCAGAGAGAAGAAGGCGTGAGAAACTAAACGAGAATTTCCAAGCACTCAGAGCACTACTTCCTCCAGGAACTAAG AAAGATAAAGCGTCTATACTAATAGCAGCAAAGGACACATTGAGCTCTCTAATGGCTGAAGTTGATGAACTAAGTAAAAGGAATGAGGGATTGACATCACTTTTGCCATCCAAAGAACCTACAACTGAAGAAACCAGGGTTAGATTATCTCCAAATGAAAGACTAGGTGTCCGAGTTTCACATGTAGCAGAATCAAGCTCGTCACAGGATCGAAGGGTGGAGTTGCAAGTGAATGTGAGAGGACAAGTTTCTCAAATTGATTTGTCAATCTGCTTATTGGAATTCTTAAAACGGTGTCTCAACGTGAGCTTGGTTTCCATGGACGCAAACACCCACATTGCACAAGGGAATAATGCTCTTCATCAACTAACCTTCAGATTAAGGATTATTCAG GGAAGTGAATGGGACGAGTGTGTCTTCGAGGAAGCAGTGAGAAGAGTGGTTGGTGAGTTGGCACAGTACGAAGAGGACCAATAA